One Microlunatus soli genomic window carries:
- the mraZ gene encoding division/cell wall cluster transcriptional repressor MraZ: MFLGTHTPKLDDKGRLILPAKFREELAEGLVITRAQDRCLAIYPMSTFVEMTKSISAAPTSVKQVRDFQRMLAAGASDETPDKQGRITIPQQLRGYAGLETNVVVVGAINRVEVWNTSAWEEYSGAQESAFAEMNEEVFPGM; encoded by the coding sequence GTGTTTCTCGGTACGCACACCCCGAAGCTCGACGACAAGGGCCGGCTGATCCTTCCCGCCAAGTTCCGCGAAGAGTTGGCGGAGGGGCTGGTCATCACCCGTGCGCAGGACCGGTGTCTGGCGATCTATCCGATGTCGACCTTCGTCGAGATGACGAAGTCGATCTCGGCGGCACCGACCAGCGTCAAGCAGGTCCGGGACTTCCAGCGGATGCTCGCCGCCGGCGCGTCGGACGAGACACCCGACAAGCAGGGGCGGATCACCATTCCGCAGCAGCTCCGCGGCTACGCGGGACTGGAGACCAACGTGGTGGTGGTCGGTGCCATCAACCGCGTCGAGGTCTGGAACACCAGTGCCTGGGAGGAGTACTCCGGGGCTCAGGAATCGGCATTCGCCGAGATGAACGAAGAGGTATTCCCGGGCATGTGA
- a CDS encoding UDP-N-acetylmuramoyl-L-alanyl-D-glutamate--2,6-diaminopimelate ligase codes for MPAAASDPVRRPGLRPIRTEPYPLSRLAEQLDLQRTVGDLGGVQLTGVAFDSRSVRAGDLYVALPGAKTHGARFAPAVLDAGAVAVLTDPAGADLLAAAGEPAPPLLVVGDPRQAMATAAAEVYGRPATKLAMLGITGTNGKTTTSYLLAAALAAAGRSCGLIGTLGYFLDGVEIAADRTTITTPESPDLQALLAVLVERGADTVVMEVSSHALALGRADEIVFDVAAFTNFGRDHLDFHGTVEAYFEAKAQLFTAARARRAVINIDDDRGSELVSRSVAEGLRVATTSFNGAAGGGSGDHFRCLSYTAEGDPTPVRIATPDGELDFRLGLTGSYNAANAITALAMLDGIGVDLGAAATGLADVSVPGRLQRVDLGAGAPRAYVDFAHTPQAVGSVLSELRMTLRQAQGPVEGPEPVEGPEPVEGPLTGRLICVVGCGGDRDPEKRGPMGEAAAELSDVVIITDDNPRTEDPAAIRAATLAGARRRAAVGDRTVTVLDGGDRTTAIRQALRMADAADVIALLGKGHERGQEIGGQVLPFDDTDQLVSGWQQQRDGRTKADS; via the coding sequence GTGCCAGCCGCAGCATCCGATCCCGTTCGCCGACCCGGGCTTCGCCCGATCCGGACCGAGCCCTATCCGTTGTCGAGACTGGCCGAACAGCTCGACCTGCAGCGCACGGTCGGCGATCTCGGGGGAGTGCAGCTGACCGGCGTCGCCTTCGACTCACGGTCCGTCCGGGCCGGCGATCTGTATGTCGCGCTTCCCGGGGCCAAGACCCACGGCGCCCGCTTTGCGCCGGCGGTCCTGGACGCCGGCGCGGTTGCGGTGCTGACCGATCCTGCCGGTGCGGACCTGCTGGCCGCAGCGGGCGAGCCTGCGCCGCCGCTGCTGGTGGTCGGCGATCCGCGGCAGGCGATGGCGACCGCTGCTGCGGAGGTCTACGGCCGGCCGGCGACCAAGCTGGCGATGCTGGGGATCACCGGCACCAACGGCAAGACCACCACCAGTTACCTGCTGGCCGCCGCATTGGCCGCCGCGGGGCGGAGCTGTGGTCTGATCGGCACCCTGGGCTACTTCCTGGACGGCGTCGAGATCGCCGCCGACCGGACCACCATCACCACTCCCGAATCGCCCGACCTGCAGGCGCTGCTGGCGGTGTTGGTCGAACGCGGCGCGGACACCGTGGTGATGGAGGTTTCCTCGCACGCGTTGGCGCTCGGGCGGGCCGACGAGATCGTCTTCGACGTCGCGGCCTTCACCAACTTCGGCCGCGACCATCTGGACTTCCACGGCACCGTCGAGGCCTACTTCGAGGCCAAGGCGCAGCTGTTCACCGCAGCCAGGGCCCGTCGGGCAGTGATCAACATCGACGACGACCGTGGATCCGAGCTGGTCTCCCGTTCGGTCGCCGAAGGGCTCCGGGTCGCCACGACGAGTTTCAACGGTGCCGCGGGCGGCGGTTCGGGTGATCACTTCCGGTGCCTGAGCTACACCGCCGAGGGTGATCCGACGCCGGTCCGGATCGCCACCCCAGACGGGGAATTGGACTTCCGGCTCGGACTGACCGGTTCGTACAACGCGGCCAACGCGATCACCGCGCTGGCGATGCTGGACGGCATCGGTGTCGACCTCGGCGCCGCCGCGACCGGGCTGGCCGACGTGTCGGTACCCGGCCGGTTGCAGCGGGTCGATCTCGGAGCCGGCGCACCGCGGGCATATGTCGACTTCGCCCATACGCCGCAGGCCGTCGGGTCGGTGCTGAGCGAACTGCGGATGACCCTTCGACAAGCTCAGGGACCTGTCGAGGGCCCTGAGCCAGTCGAGGGTCCTGAGCCTGTCGAAGGTCCGCTGACCGGGCGGCTGATCTGTGTCGTCGGCTGTGGCGGCGACCGGGACCCGGAGAAGCGCGGACCGATGGGGGAGGCGGCGGCCGAACTGTCCGACGTGGTGATCATCACCGACGACAACCCGCGGACCGAGGATCCGGCCGCCATCCGGGCGGCCACCCTGGCCGGCGCCCGCCGCCGAGCAGCGGTCGGCGATCGTACGGTCACGGTGCTGGACGGCGGCGATCGCACGACGGCGATCCGGCAGGCGTTGCGGATGGCCGATGCAGCCGACGTGATCGCCCTGCTGGGCAAGGGACATGAGCGCGGCCAGGAGATCGGCGGTCAGGTGTTGCCGTTCGACGACACCGACCAACTGGTCAGCGGCTGGCAGCAGCAGCGAGATGGTCGGACGAAGGCAGATTCATGA
- a CDS encoding DUF58 domain-containing protein: MSERGSRHPLRMLTVRGRLSLGLGIAVVVIAIFAGQRDVMRIGLLLIALPVLALIFIAAARLRLSAQRSVVPERGQLGSPMIGKIVLSLESRLPVGLVMLEDPVPPELGTRPRFTIDRAGLGWERELEYPLLGRVRGRWECGPLIVRTSDPFGLVQRTQQFTATSEVLVTPQIVPLTSVSGSGGASSSGESQPHRIGMIGADDVLIREYRHGDDVRRVHWRSTARRGDLMVRREEQAWDPAARIILDSRAGAHAGAGMNSSLEWAVSAAASIGLRFIDDGFRTELYEADGPMHLESIGGMNRRATGDLVISRLTDLHPRRTVSLRYALDAAAADSSGQLVVAIMGQMTSDDAHLLLRVRRQHSRGLAILLDVDSFADPESEDARERPAAAARGSAQQPGGRSNDRVGRGSDLGATAALLAADGWQVVRVGHGMTVAAAWATLAGTTGRAGSTPPQPAESAESDHATVAGG; this comes from the coding sequence ATGAGTGAGAGGGGTAGTCGGCATCCGCTGCGGATGTTGACCGTACGGGGCCGGTTGTCGCTCGGACTCGGGATCGCCGTGGTGGTGATCGCCATCTTTGCGGGCCAGCGGGACGTGATGCGGATCGGGCTGCTGCTGATCGCTCTGCCGGTGCTCGCGTTGATCTTCATCGCCGCCGCCCGGTTGCGGCTCTCCGCGCAACGCTCGGTCGTTCCCGAACGGGGTCAGCTCGGGTCGCCGATGATCGGCAAGATCGTGCTCTCGCTGGAGAGCCGGCTGCCGGTCGGCCTGGTGATGCTGGAAGATCCGGTGCCGCCGGAGTTGGGCACCCGGCCGCGGTTCACCATCGACCGCGCCGGGCTCGGCTGGGAACGGGAGCTGGAGTATCCGCTGCTCGGCCGGGTCCGCGGTCGTTGGGAGTGCGGTCCGCTGATCGTCCGGACCAGCGACCCGTTCGGCCTGGTGCAGCGGACCCAGCAGTTCACCGCGACCAGCGAGGTGTTGGTCACACCGCAGATCGTGCCGCTCACCTCGGTGTCCGGCTCCGGCGGGGCATCCAGTTCCGGCGAATCGCAACCGCACCGGATCGGCATGATCGGCGCCGACGACGTGCTGATCCGGGAGTATCGGCACGGAGACGACGTCCGCCGGGTGCACTGGCGCTCGACCGCCCGCCGCGGCGACCTGATGGTGCGTCGCGAGGAGCAGGCCTGGGATCCGGCCGCTCGGATCATCCTCGATTCCCGGGCCGGTGCCCATGCCGGTGCCGGGATGAACAGTTCCCTGGAGTGGGCGGTCTCGGCGGCAGCTTCGATCGGATTGCGGTTCATCGACGACGGTTTCCGGACCGAGCTGTACGAGGCCGACGGCCCGATGCACCTGGAGTCGATCGGCGGCATGAACCGGCGGGCGACCGGCGACCTGGTGATCTCCCGGCTGACCGACCTGCACCCGCGGCGGACAGTCAGCCTGCGGTACGCCCTGGACGCCGCGGCCGCAGACAGCAGCGGACAGCTGGTGGTGGCGATCATGGGGCAGATGACCAGCGACGACGCCCACCTGCTGCTCCGGGTGCGCCGTCAGCACTCGCGCGGGCTGGCGATCCTGCTCGACGTCGACAGTTTCGCCGATCCGGAATCCGAGGACGCCAGAGAGCGTCCGGCCGCCGCTGCCCGCGGCTCGGCGCAGCAGCCCGGCGGACGATCGAACGACCGCGTCGGACGCGGCAGCGACCTCGGGGCCACGGCTGCCTTGCTGGCCGCCGACGGGTGGCAGGTGGTCCGGGTCGGCCACGGCATGACGGTCGCCGCGGCCTGGGCCACGCTGGCCGGCACCACCGGTCGCGCCGGCTCGACGCCGCCGCAGCCGGCGGAGTCGGCGGAGTCGGACCACGCAACTGTGGCGGGTGGATAG
- a CDS encoding transglutaminase family protein — protein sequence MRATDRYAIAVAFSLILASFTLGPLTEDRSFLGSSWLLTLLICGVGLLCRRTRVGSTGALLVQLVVLGTFLGLVARQLAPVDGLNVLQRTALLFHTAGEHMQSQAAPMPPDNGVIFVFIASLGVITLLTDLLVITLHKPALGLAPPLTAFLVPAIGLGTDTGLRPFLLIAAGYLAILLAEGLNGYAGWTRGLSRDSLGGSVQEQAGVVVWRAVGWVAVPAVVLTLIAGSVLPTLSVGAWGFGEGSAGSGGPLRLTDPTLDLKRNLTLPTNRVVLTYRTNKPDGQYLRMASLPAFSDAGWQNAQTSIEEGDRLPQPVGLTEPTGKDRRTSIQIRDFGSEYLPLPFVPKSFDADGRWGYDPNSLVVISSERGQNRNRATEGLDYSVVSRDVDPDAETLDAIISGDPPDSNLTTAVPDNLPANISRLTERVTSEAGSPAAKAAAIQAYLRDPNNFTYSTDPRPGSGYQALENFLFRDKQGYCEQFAASMAIMARLVGIPSRVAVGFLPGSKKGDVWTVTGRDAHAWPELYFSGYGWVRYEPTPSSQTGNAPSWTVPVDTGPEPDPSAGAAQSDPTTQSRPTANPQQSSGPVQAPATPADTGFPWRRALGLGGGALLLVALLGTPAAIRIGRRRSRLAVGGTAHGGPLPDPGDRIEAGWSEVRDTVRDLGRPWPAGSPRTIATEVGRHYDRGAKDALAALALLVERERYAAHFADAEAAATVPGLVRTIRLELLADRTLPAKIAMTVLPRSVLRRR from the coding sequence ATGCGCGCCACCGATCGGTACGCGATCGCGGTCGCGTTCTCCCTCATCCTGGCCAGCTTCACCCTCGGGCCGTTGACCGAGGACCGATCGTTCCTCGGGTCGAGTTGGCTGCTGACGTTGTTGATCTGTGGCGTCGGACTGCTGTGCCGCCGGACCCGGGTCGGTTCGACCGGCGCCCTGCTGGTGCAGCTCGTCGTCCTCGGCACCTTCCTCGGGCTGGTGGCCCGGCAGCTCGCGCCGGTGGACGGGCTGAACGTCCTGCAGCGGACCGCATTGTTGTTCCACACCGCCGGCGAACACATGCAGTCCCAGGCCGCGCCGATGCCACCGGACAACGGCGTGATCTTCGTCTTCATCGCCTCGCTCGGGGTGATCACGCTGCTCACCGATCTACTGGTGATCACCCTGCACAAGCCGGCGCTCGGACTGGCGCCGCCGCTGACCGCGTTCCTGGTGCCGGCGATCGGACTGGGCACCGACACCGGACTGCGCCCGTTCCTGTTGATCGCGGCCGGCTACCTGGCGATCCTGCTCGCCGAGGGGCTGAACGGCTATGCCGGCTGGACCCGCGGGTTGAGCCGAGACAGCCTGGGCGGCTCGGTGCAGGAACAGGCCGGCGTGGTGGTCTGGCGGGCCGTCGGCTGGGTCGCGGTCCCGGCTGTGGTCCTGACCCTGATCGCCGGTTCGGTGTTGCCGACCCTGTCGGTCGGCGCATGGGGGTTCGGCGAGGGCAGCGCCGGCAGCGGCGGCCCACTCCGATTGACCGATCCGACCCTCGACCTCAAACGCAACCTGACACTGCCGACCAATCGAGTGGTGTTGACCTACCGGACCAACAAACCCGACGGCCAGTATCTGCGGATGGCGTCATTGCCCGCCTTCAGCGATGCCGGCTGGCAGAATGCTCAGACCTCGATCGAGGAAGGTGACCGACTACCGCAACCGGTCGGTCTGACCGAGCCGACCGGGAAGGACCGACGCACCAGCATCCAGATCCGCGACTTCGGCAGCGAGTACCTGCCGTTGCCGTTCGTGCCGAAGTCGTTCGACGCCGACGGCCGCTGGGGTTACGACCCCAACTCGCTGGTGGTGATCTCCTCTGAAAGGGGCCAGAACCGCAACCGGGCGACCGAGGGACTGGACTATTCGGTGGTCAGTCGAGACGTCGACCCGGACGCCGAGACGCTGGACGCGATCATCTCCGGCGACCCGCCGGACTCCAACCTGACCACCGCGGTCCCGGACAACCTGCCGGCCAACATCAGCCGACTGACCGAGCGGGTGACCTCCGAGGCGGGCAGTCCGGCCGCCAAGGCTGCCGCCATCCAGGCCTACCTCCGCGACCCGAACAACTTCACCTACAGCACCGACCCGCGACCGGGTAGCGGCTATCAGGCGTTGGAGAATTTCCTGTTCCGGGACAAACAGGGCTATTGCGAGCAGTTCGCGGCCTCGATGGCGATCATGGCCCGGCTGGTCGGGATCCCGAGCCGGGTCGCGGTCGGCTTCCTGCCAGGTAGCAAGAAGGGCGACGTCTGGACGGTCACCGGCCGCGACGCGCACGCCTGGCCGGAGCTGTATTTCAGCGGCTACGGCTGGGTGCGCTACGAGCCGACGCCGTCCAGTCAGACCGGCAACGCACCGTCCTGGACGGTCCCGGTCGACACCGGACCGGAGCCCGACCCCAGCGCCGGCGCGGCGCAGAGCGATCCCACGACGCAGTCCCGTCCGACGGCCAACCCGCAGCAGTCCAGCGGCCCGGTGCAGGCACCGGCAACGCCGGCGGACACCGGATTTCCCTGGCGACGGGCCCTCGGGCTGGGCGGCGGTGCGCTGCTGCTGGTGGCGCTGCTCGGCACGCCGGCGGCGATCAGGATCGGCCGCCGACGGAGCCGGTTGGCGGTCGGCGGAACCGCTCACGGCGGCCCGCTGCCCGACCCCGGCGATCGGATCGAGGCGGGCTGGTCGGAGGTGCGCGACACCGTACGAGATCTGGGCCGGCCGTGGCCGGCGGGTTCACCGCGGACGATCGCCACCGAGGTGGGCCGGCACTACGATCGCGGGGCGAAGGATGCGCTGGCCGCCTTGGCCCTGTTGGTCGAGCGGGAGCGGTACGCAGCCCACTTCGCCGACGCCGAGGCCGCCGCGACGGTGCCGGGGCTGGTCCGAACCATCCGGCTCGAACTGCTCGCCGACCGGACTCTGCCCGCGAAGATCGCGATGACCGTGCTGCCACGGTCGGTGTTGCGCCGCCGGTAA
- a CDS encoding type IV pilus modification PilV family protein: MSALWADDSRRFGLRSPGSGRARKATRRSPGQEPRKSSGSGASSRVAAPARLGRVPFVLVLIAVFGIGMAGLLALNTTLQGQAFQAGRLHQQANQLTYQQASLERRVEELRSIDNLAARAFGMGMRPNPRPGFVEVPSGKVDYKPKPVTGDEVPGLVKTPEQIQAEQEAAEAKKQAAKAKKQADAARREAERAEKKQAGNQAAGASENKTKRTDGRG, encoded by the coding sequence ATGAGTGCCCTGTGGGCCGACGATTCCCGACGATTCGGACTGCGGAGTCCGGGGTCCGGCCGTGCCCGGAAGGCCACGCGTCGATCGCCGGGCCAGGAGCCGCGGAAGTCCTCCGGTTCGGGAGCCTCGAGCCGCGTCGCCGCACCGGCCAGGCTTGGCCGGGTCCCGTTCGTCCTGGTGTTGATCGCGGTCTTCGGTATCGGGATGGCCGGGCTGCTGGCGCTGAACACCACGCTGCAGGGACAGGCCTTCCAGGCCGGCCGACTCCATCAGCAGGCCAATCAGCTGACCTACCAGCAGGCCTCTCTGGAACGCAGGGTGGAGGAACTGCGGTCGATCGACAACCTCGCCGCCCGGGCGTTCGGGATGGGCATGCGGCCGAACCCACGGCCGGGATTCGTCGAGGTGCCGTCCGGCAAGGTCGACTACAAGCCGAAGCCGGTGACCGGCGACGAAGTGCCCGGCCTGGTCAAGACGCCGGAGCAGATCCAGGCCGAGCAGGAGGCCGCCGAAGCCAAGAAGCAAGCGGCGAAGGCCAAGAAGCAGGCCGACGCGGCGCGTCGCGAAGCCGAACGGGCCGAGAAGAAGCAAGCTGGCAACCAGGCGGCCGGGGCGTCGGAGAACAAGACGAAACGTACGGACGGACGGGGCTGA
- a CDS encoding peptidoglycan D,D-transpeptidase FtsI family protein — protein MGERRQHPSQRGKQNPKKAATGATKRTAGGRTLRNGQSAGSAKSGARKQTARATTARSGAAARPKIKTGTGRTRSGKINSVAGKINSGRPRKKRALRIPLGSAARRVRVIGIVMAIAISLCAGRLLQLQGFDSAAYGAIASANLTTKTPLLPARGEITGRDGTVLAGTEPAVDITADPTLTSQDCAGNYVGKLCGLNEATKIAQIIGAHTKIDMKKTIRTLTTTKQPDGDPLRFAYVVKKVPADVYSDIANELDAQNLPGIYRESNPIRTYPSGSIASNIVGFVNSENKGQAGIEWSMNRELAGVEGSEQYESAPNGSKIPLGESTVTPAKNGTNYQLTIDPSLQWVAQRRLDAQVAKTGAKSGMLISIDVKTGQLLAAAQSPGYDSNAPGAASADDLGNRPVSQAYEPGSVEKVLTAAALLDSGTATPETRVTVPPTIASGGGRIKDAEPHGTVNYTMRGIIANSSNIGTLMLARQMDKKTLHDYLSSFGLGKTTGVGLPGEATGTLPGADMKDYTRDQIAFGQGLSVTAVQEAAAIAGIINGGVYHAPSVIESASNADGTPVDVDHPAGKRIISEKSSAQIRDMMEAVVTRNEISQQLLMLDGYRSGGKTGTAQRYDPDCGCYNGYVTSFVGFAPLDDPRILTYVVFDKPKRGDSGTGTAGPVYTDVMDYALPRYGVKPDMKSKKWGAAQMDRPLTW, from the coding sequence ATGGGTGAGCGACGGCAGCATCCTTCCCAGCGCGGCAAGCAGAATCCGAAGAAGGCGGCGACCGGCGCGACGAAGCGGACCGCCGGCGGGCGGACGCTCCGCAACGGACAGTCCGCCGGCAGTGCGAAGAGCGGGGCACGCAAGCAGACAGCACGGGCGACCACCGCGAGGTCGGGTGCAGCGGCCCGCCCCAAGATCAAGACCGGTACCGGTCGGACCCGGTCCGGCAAGATCAACTCCGTAGCCGGCAAGATCAACTCGGGTCGGCCGCGGAAGAAGCGGGCCCTGCGGATCCCGTTGGGCTCGGCCGCCCGGCGGGTGCGGGTGATCGGCATCGTGATGGCGATCGCCATCTCGCTGTGCGCCGGCCGGCTGTTGCAGTTGCAGGGCTTCGATTCCGCTGCCTACGGAGCGATCGCCAGCGCCAACCTGACCACCAAGACCCCGCTGCTACCGGCCCGGGGTGAGATCACCGGCCGGGACGGCACGGTGCTGGCCGGCACCGAGCCGGCCGTCGACATCACCGCCGACCCGACCCTGACCAGTCAGGACTGTGCGGGCAATTACGTCGGCAAGCTGTGCGGACTGAACGAGGCCACCAAGATCGCCCAGATCATCGGCGCCCACACCAAGATCGACATGAAGAAGACGATCAGGACGCTGACCACCACCAAGCAGCCCGACGGCGATCCGTTGCGGTTCGCCTACGTCGTGAAGAAGGTGCCGGCCGACGTCTACAGCGACATCGCCAACGAGCTCGATGCGCAGAATCTGCCCGGCATCTACCGGGAGAGCAACCCGATCCGGACCTACCCGTCGGGCAGCATCGCCTCCAACATCGTCGGCTTCGTGAACTCCGAGAACAAGGGCCAGGCCGGCATCGAGTGGTCGATGAACCGCGAGCTGGCCGGGGTCGAGGGTTCGGAGCAGTACGAGAGCGCCCCGAACGGGAGCAAGATCCCGCTCGGCGAGAGCACGGTCACGCCGGCCAAGAACGGCACCAACTACCAGCTGACGATCGATCCCTCGCTGCAGTGGGTGGCCCAACGTCGGCTGGACGCGCAGGTCGCCAAGACCGGCGCCAAGTCCGGCATGTTGATCAGCATCGACGTCAAGACCGGGCAGCTGCTGGCCGCAGCGCAGTCCCCGGGCTACGACTCCAACGCCCCGGGTGCGGCCAGCGCCGATGATCTTGGCAACCGGCCGGTCAGCCAGGCCTACGAACCGGGCAGTGTGGAGAAGGTGCTGACCGCGGCAGCGTTGCTGGACAGCGGGACCGCCACCCCGGAGACCCGGGTCACGGTGCCGCCGACCATTGCCTCCGGCGGCGGCCGGATCAAGGACGCCGAGCCGCACGGCACCGTCAACTACACGATGCGCGGGATCATTGCGAACTCCTCCAACATCGGCACCCTGATGCTGGCCCGGCAGATGGACAAGAAGACCCTGCACGACTACCTGTCCAGCTTCGGGCTCGGCAAGACGACCGGCGTCGGGCTGCCCGGTGAGGCGACCGGCACACTGCCCGGAGCGGACATGAAGGACTACACCCGCGACCAGATCGCTTTCGGGCAAGGCCTGTCGGTGACCGCGGTCCAGGAGGCGGCAGCGATCGCCGGCATCATCAACGGTGGTGTCTACCACGCGCCGTCGGTGATCGAATCGGCGTCCAACGCCGACGGCACTCCGGTCGACGTCGACCACCCGGCGGGCAAGCGGATCATCTCGGAGAAGTCCTCGGCACAGATCCGGGACATGATGGAAGCCGTCGTGACCCGCAACGAGATCAGCCAACAGCTGCTGATGCTGGACGGCTACCGCAGCGGCGGCAAGACCGGCACCGCCCAGCGGTACGACCCGGACTGCGGTTGCTACAACGGCTACGTCACATCGTTCGTCGGCTTCGCGCCGCTGGACGATCCGCGGATCCTGACCTACGTGGTCTTCGACAAGCCCAAGCGCGGCGACTCCGGCACCGGCACCGCCGGCCCGGTCTACACCGACGTGATGGACTACGCGCTGCCGCGGTACGGCGTGAAGCCCGACATGAAGAGCAAGAAGTGGGGTGCGGCCCAGATGGACCGCCCGCTGACCTGGTGA
- the rsmH gene encoding 16S rRNA (cytosine(1402)-N(4))-methyltransferase RsmH: MADAASPDRTPPGGDQHIPVMLEQIVDLLAPALESSPETEAPILVDCTLGLGGHSAALLAACPQARLIGLDRDTQAIAAAGERLAAYADRIELVHAVYDELPEVLAERGITAVQGVLLDLGLSSLQIDRADRGFAYARDAPLDMRMDQTADLTAEEVVNSYSAAELTRILRDYGEERSARRIADAIVAQRRTEPISSSARLVQIISGAVPMALQRSGGHPAKRTFQALRIEVNHELEALRGVLPAAVAALDVGGRIAVLAYHSLEDRLVKQVLRVAASDRAPRGLPVVPPELGPELRLLTRGADRPDQTEADSNPRARSARLRAAVRIAPARGRAA, encoded by the coding sequence ATGGCTGATGCCGCATCCCCTGACCGCACGCCACCCGGTGGCGACCAACACATCCCGGTGATGCTGGAGCAGATCGTCGACCTGCTCGCGCCCGCGCTGGAGTCCTCTCCCGAAACCGAAGCCCCGATCCTGGTCGACTGCACCCTCGGCCTCGGTGGCCATTCCGCGGCGTTGCTCGCGGCCTGCCCACAGGCCCGGTTGATCGGCCTGGACCGCGACACCCAGGCGATCGCCGCCGCCGGTGAGCGGTTGGCGGCCTACGCGGACCGGATCGAGTTGGTGCACGCGGTCTACGACGAACTTCCCGAGGTGTTGGCCGAGCGTGGCATCACCGCCGTCCAGGGCGTACTGCTCGATCTGGGGCTGTCCTCACTGCAGATCGACCGCGCCGACCGCGGTTTCGCCTACGCGCGCGACGCACCGCTGGACATGCGGATGGACCAGACCGCCGACCTGACCGCCGAAGAGGTGGTGAACAGTTACTCCGCCGCGGAGTTGACCCGGATCCTGCGGGACTACGGCGAGGAACGCAGCGCACGGCGGATCGCCGACGCGATCGTCGCGCAGCGGAGGACCGAACCGATCAGCAGCTCCGCCCGACTGGTGCAGATCATCTCCGGCGCCGTCCCGATGGCACTGCAGCGGTCCGGCGGGCACCCCGCCAAGCGGACCTTCCAGGCGCTGCGGATCGAGGTCAACCACGAACTCGAAGCGCTGCGCGGTGTGCTGCCCGCAGCGGTCGCCGCGCTGGACGTCGGCGGCCGGATCGCGGTGCTGGCCTATCACTCCTTGGAGGACCGGTTGGTCAAACAGGTGCTCCGGGTCGCCGCCAGCGATCGGGCGCCGCGCGGCCTGCCGGTGGTACCGCCCGAACTCGGCCCCGAGCTGCGGCTGCTGACCCGTGGCGCCGATCGGCCGGACCAGACCGAAGCGGACAGCAATCCCCGGGCGCGGTCGGCACGGCTGCGCGCGGCCGTCAGGATCGCGCCGGCCCGAGGACGGGCGGCATGA
- a CDS encoding AAA family ATPase has translation MGKVRSAIEQVIEGKRASVDLALTVLLAEGHLLVEDVPGVGKTMLAKALGRSIDCSVRRLQFTPDLLPSDITGVSVFNAESREFEFKPGGIFANIVVGDEINRASPKTQSALLESMEEGQVSVDGTTYGLQAPFMVVATQNPIEMEGTYPLPEAQRDRFMARIEMGYPTPASELDMLDAHGAANPLDSLQPVTDAATVRGLIEATRRAHVSLPVRQYIISVVNATRHSRDLRLGASPRASLQLLRAARAQAALSGREYVTPDDVASLAVPVLAHRVLPSTEAQLARHSVEDIISAAVRTVAVPDHR, from the coding sequence ATGGGCAAGGTCCGGTCCGCGATCGAGCAGGTGATCGAGGGCAAGCGGGCGTCGGTCGACCTGGCGTTGACGGTGCTGCTGGCCGAGGGACACCTGCTGGTGGAGGACGTGCCCGGTGTCGGCAAGACGATGCTGGCCAAGGCGTTGGGCCGTTCGATCGACTGCTCGGTCCGCCGGCTCCAGTTCACCCCCGACCTGCTGCCCTCCGACATCACCGGGGTCTCGGTGTTCAACGCCGAGAGCCGGGAGTTCGAGTTCAAACCGGGCGGCATCTTCGCCAACATCGTGGTCGGCGACGAGATCAACCGGGCCTCCCCCAAGACCCAGTCCGCTCTACTGGAGTCGATGGAAGAAGGTCAGGTATCGGTCGACGGCACCACCTACGGCCTGCAGGCGCCGTTCATGGTGGTGGCGACCCAGAACCCGATCGAGATGGAAGGCACCTATCCGCTGCCGGAGGCGCAGCGGGACCGGTTCATGGCACGGATCGAGATGGGTTACCCGACGCCCGCCTCGGAGCTGGACATGTTGGACGCACACGGTGCGGCCAATCCGTTGGATTCGCTGCAACCGGTCACCGACGCCGCAACCGTCCGCGGTCTGATCGAGGCCACCCGGCGCGCGCACGTCAGTCTGCCGGTGAGGCAGTACATCATCTCGGTGGTGAATGCGACCCGGCACTCCCGCGATCTCCGGCTGGGCGCATCCCCGAGGGCCAGCCTGCAACTGCTCCGCGCCGCCCGGGCGCAGGCCGCGCTCAGTGGCCGGGAGTACGTCACTCCCGACGACGTCGCGTCGCTCGCGGTCCCGGTGCTGGCTCATCGGGTACTGCCGTCGACCGAGGCACAACTTGCCCGGCACAGCGTGGAGGACATCATCTCCGCCGCCGTGCGAACCGTCGCCGTACCTGATCATCGTTAG